Sequence from the Maribellus comscasis genome:
AATGCCACCAAAATATATTCAGCATCGTCACACCTAATCTCTTCATACCGGCAATCCTCTTCTTCCATCTGTTTGTATTTCTGCTGAAAACGCAGATTATTGGCTTCCATTTTTGCAGAATCCATTTCCAGCGAAGTCACAACATTTCGCTCTCTGTCTGTAGTTTTCCCCACGGTTGCCCAGGCACCCGACTTTGTTTTGACTTCCTCATCCGTCCAACGGGGCTTAAAATCAGCCAGTTCCACTCTCTCCATCATTTGACCGATAGCACCATCGGTTAAGATCATTGCCGGATTACGGTATTTAAAAGCCAGTTCAAACCCCAGATCAACAAAATCATTCATCTCCTGAACCGACGCAGGCGCCAAAACAATCATCTTATAATCACCATGGCCACCTCCTTTTACCGATTGGAAATAATCGGCCTGCGAGGGCTGGATAGTTCCAAGGCCAGGTCCACCGCGCTGTACATTAATTATTAAACAGGGTAACTCGGCTCCGGCAATGTATGAGATTCCTTCAGCCATTAAACTAATTCCCGGACTGGAAGAGGAAGTCATTACTTTTTTCCCGGAACCTGCAGCTCCGTAAACCATGTTAATAGAAGCCACTTCGCTTTCGGCCTGTAAAACCGTCATTCCTGTTTCGTTCCAGGGCTGACGCGCCATAAGTGTCTCCATAACTTCTGACTGAGGTGTAATGGGATAACCGAAATATCCGTCGCATCCACAGCGGATGGCGGCTTCGGCCAGCACCTCATTTCCTTTCATTAATCTTAATTCTCCCATTTTATATCTGATATTTATTTCGGTTTCAATTTTAACTCCTGTCGCTCTATTAAAACTTCCTTACCC
This genomic interval carries:
- a CDS encoding 3-methyl-2-oxobutanoate dehydrogenase subunit VorB; this translates as MGELRLMKGNEVLAEAAIRCGCDGYFGYPITPQSEVMETLMARQPWNETGMTVLQAESEVASINMVYGAAGSGKKVMTSSSSPGISLMAEGISYIAGAELPCLIINVQRGGPGLGTIQPSQADYFQSVKGGGHGDYKMIVLAPASVQEMNDFVDLGFELAFKYRNPAMILTDGAIGQMMERVELADFKPRWTDEEVKTKSGAWATVGKTTDRERNVVTSLEMDSAKMEANNLRFQQKYKQMEEEDCRYEEIRCDDAEYILVAFGTSSRVCQKSVEIARAKGLKVGLLRPITLFPFPKKAINRLAEKAKGFLSVEMSAGQMIEDIKLAVYEAGKNTRVEHFGRMGGIIPAPGEVVEALEEKFSWEISYGVKRYY